The Salvelinus alpinus chromosome 14, SLU_Salpinus.1, whole genome shotgun sequence genomic sequence ATTATTGTTCTAACATGCTGAAAAATATTGCCCAATATAATAATCTGGCCTATGTCTTGCAGTGTGATAGGTCATTCTGCAGTGAGGAATTATCTTTTATAAATAGTCAATTAAATCTGTTTTCATTTTAGTTGTTCCAGTATACTAGGCCCTATAGTGAATTGTAAAGACAGAACATCGTAAATTATCTTATAATTAAAACCATATGCGCCTTTATCTCATTCTCCTAACTTCCAGTAAATTCTCTTTTGAACTTCATTGTGCTATGTCAGGAAAGATTCACACTTACAATTCCATAATACCATATAAAAGAAAAACACATCATGAATAAAGAGAAAATAGTTTTGAAGTTTAGGCCTACTGTTGATTAGTACCCATGACCGCTATTGTTGAGGATATTACAGATTTGCATGTCGGTTTCAAAAGGAAAGCTGTGGATCGGAGGCACGCAtatgaatgtttattatattCTGCCGAACAACCCGCAGGCAGCCTTCTCTGTCAGATACGACATTTCCCTAATATTTGTCTATACATTGGATGGCAAAACATACAGTTGAACTGTCCTAAGAGTTTGTAAACAAATGACCAAAAATTTGAGAGAATCATTTTACTTTAGTAAAATCACTTTAGTAACAGATTATATGTTAAGTATTCCTTTAAAATGACAAAGTAAGCTTGTGGAATGTAGGCCTAATCGTCCTACAAAGGGTAACAAATAAAATGCTTAATTCAACTCAGGCATAAAGCATTGAAGTAGGACATTGGTGTTGGCtaataagcaataaggcctgaggtggtgtggtatatggccaatataacacagctaagggctgttcttattcTCGACGCAGCGCTGAGTGCTAGGACACGGGCTTTAGCTGTGGTATAATGGCCATGTATCACAAaatcccgaggtgccttattgctattataaactggttaccaacataattagagcagtaaaaataaatgttttgtcatacccatggtatacggtctgatataccacggctgtcagccaatcagaattcagagctcgaaccacccagtttataatatagccTAAATGAAACAAACGAGTCAAATATAAAACAAGATAGGCCCTGGGGGACTAAAAGTGTGTATCATGGGCTATAGGCAATCAATATATGCTTTCTAATGAAATATTATGGAAAGGTAGGCAGGCCCTATATACGAGATGGCCTATagaaggggtgtcaaactcattcaacAAAAGGCCGAATGCCTGCGTTTTTTTTCTTATTTcaattacagttttttccaactgcttacacacaaaatcttttcatgtcacaccatttttgaaacctctcactcaaagtgcaaaactacacaccaaatatccaatccaaaaccataagctatttctcagcctttgactcagttgtcaattgcataaaacacttttttcaaaacactacacacaattctctacttaaaacacaaaaatctaacaggaagtgacttgctttccttttccaaacacaaccaatcaaaatgctacacttattcaccaggtcacacacacactcctcacatgtgcaaacactaatagcttaactgatcactaaccaatcactgctttactgtagtataggcctataaataggtcaaaggtcagattacctgttttgaacaatggatgccaacaatggacagagagcaagaggagtaggagggagaggaagaggaagaagaggacgagggcaaagaagagaaggaaggagagccatctctgatgagattagggcaacacttgttgatcatgtgatcaaccacggtttgaccatgagagaggctggactgagagtccagcccaaaTTGAGTTGATTTACAGTGGTGTCCATAATTCGAACCTTTagaaatgagaacaggtatgcaactatctaatgactattttagcattacagtaatgtactgtaaaatacgtatgactgcatagtattgcataaacatttgtaactctaagccatctatttactgcactgcattgaatgaatgaggttggttatcatgctgtactacattttctgtacattgtttacagttcctatgctgaacacatactgtgtttgaattctgtacagagtggaaaggcaaagacatcatggaggacgaggacACTTGTTTGcagatgtacaagagactgcaattataaatatggttttggccaacaatgcaattaggattcgagagataagagagcatatcttgaataatgacaccatatttaacaacatcaatgctgtaagcctgtcgaccatacaacgcatcctccaacggcaccgagtgacgatgaaacaactttacaaggtgccatttgagagaaactctgagTTTCTCTCAAATAcaagaatatgcgacatgactttgtagaggtatgtatgcaacactacttccagtacttcagacataccatatttacgcatctgtatatccttttgtctgttacagagagtattggagctggatgcccatgtaattcgccgttaatttatttatgtggatgaggttggcttcaacctcaccaaaaccaggcgccgtggaagaaatgtaataggacagagggcaattaccaatgtccctggacagcgtgggggtaatataactatgtgtgctgccatcactcaaaacggggtcctccatcacaatgccacactgggtccgtacaacaccggccatatgctcacttttctggatgcaatttacacaatgcttgtccccgatccagatcaggagcctgctagatttgtggttttatgggacaatgttagttttcaccgggctgttctggtccaaaactggtttgccacccatccacaatttgtagttttgtacctacccacatattcaccttttctaaatcccatagaggaattcttctcagcctggcgctggaaagtgtatgatcgccaaccctatgcccgcatgccgcttctccaggcaatggaggacccatgtggggacatagaggttgcctctgtccaaggttggatacgccatgctaggagatacttccctcgatgtttggcaagagaaaacgtatcttgtgatgtggacgaagtattgtggccagacccaggccggagaagagatgaagcgtagcttagcactggtgactgccccccctaccaattccttgactgcccccccgggaccccacacacacaattgtgttctttactgtattctaaagaatatactttGGTTTattggtttacatatgtttatggttttgttgtatgctactgtatacagcagtaatgtttggcctaataaatattttctgtttctacattgcattggtgtttacagtgtacttgttacccctctcagcagatgactttcactgtagaacattgtattgaaatgtagatataagcctatgaaagaccaaagagctttagatttagaacaacagtgtttacatggtatatccaaaaatgtactattatgaaagcagtgtttgtcatttgatgcaaatgcttcattctgacatgtgtttatggcattttgaatgcagtgttacattttgaaggagatgtgaggcattttgcattttgtgtgtgcagttttgggaattgtgtgtagagttttgaaaaaaggagacagttttgaaaacgtgtgtaagcagttggaaaaaactgtaagtCAACCACAAAtaccttactaattagtgaccataattcatcaatcaagtacaagggtggagagaaaacccgcagacactcggccctccgtggaatgagtttgacatatatgtatatatgcaaCGTTTCAAGAACATCTGTTTCCAAAAAGACGTGAACATTCCAACTGTATGAACAAAGGCATAGCCAACCCCCAGACAGCCTGCATGTACAGGTGACTGCATGGTGTGAGTTATGAAGTGAGTTGAAGCTGGCTAATTAAACGCTGCATGGTCAAAATAATGAGGATAAATCCTCCATCGAATGGATCTTGAAATTTGGATGCTGGCCTATGGATTAATTTGTTGACGTTAAGACACAGATagtcagtctctgtgtgtgtgtgtgtgtgtgtgtgtgtgtgtgtgtgtgtgtgtgtgtgtgtgtgtgtgtgtgtgtgtgtgtgtgtgtgtgtgtgtgtgtgtgtgtgtgtgtgtgtgtgtgtgtaagagagagggagagatacttaTAGTATCAAACTATCATATATTATTTTCACCTAACAAATGCCTCTCCAATAGCTTACTAGGCCTGTAGGCCTATGTTCCTATCACAGCCACTGCGCGATGCATCATTGATGTGTTACAACCGTTTTGGAACACCTTGTTCTCTGGATTTGTCGAGTAAAATGTGCTTGTAGTCTTCATGGTGATTCATTTAAATTAATAATTTGATACCGCAGAAACGGCTTTTTCCGGACCATTTCCCGTTAACGTATCCAAAGGCGTTTACATTATAAAAGCTACATCCATATCTCCGCCGTAGAGGATCCGGCTCCAGAAGGCTACATGAAAGGTGATATGAATTACAGAACGTTAAACCGTCAGTAAAGTAATCTGTGTAAATGGCGTCTCCGAGGACCCTGGTATTATTCAGTGCGCTTTATGAGGACCCTGAGAATGAAGTGCTTCTCCCATGCCTGTATTTGAGCCTCAGCCCCGTGCACTTTTTTTGATTAATCCTCCTGCGCGGGATTGGTGACAGAGCTTTTGACTGGCTTTTTCCTCTGTTCCGTGTGATGGACGCCTAGCTGATCAAGCGGAATGAAGAGTAATTAAAAGCTATAAATTATCCTTAGCAGTCCCTCTCAAGGCGTCTCTTTGCAGGCAAGATAACAGTCCCTGCGCCCATTTACCGTCTGAAAAGAATTGCGTCTCACAATGGCTACTTTGCAAAATGGAATAGTGATAGTGTCCTAATTTAAATGTAATTAAGTACCAGCAAATAGCTTGTCGATAGAGATTTCAGCTCTGTAGGCCCAACTGAAATAAAACAATGTGGGTTGGACGTATGATTGCGTTGCATCTGCATGGCCTACATGCTAGTCATTATAATTATTAATTTGTTTTGAAATAATGTGAAGCGCATCGCTTTTGCTATAACGTTTTGGTGtatgcgtgcgcgtgcgtgtgggTGCTCCTATAATGCCATTCCACCTATAATGCCATTACACcccacagacaggtgtgttagtgGGCCTATACATaataacgtttttttttaaaATTGATAAACAAAGAATCGAAAGACGGTATAGAACACGGGCTCATGTTGTGGACATAACCATGCATAAATCAAAACACATCATGGATCACTCATCTGGTTATGTCTGCACATTTGTTTGTGGGACCAAGGCACACGTGAATTAAATTAGCCTGAATATAtcaatatttacacacacacacacacacacacacacacacacacacacacacacacacacacacacacacacacacacacacacacacacacacacacacacacacacacacacacacacatatatataatcAATAGACCTATATATTAAAAATCAATTAATTAATTGTGCGCTATCACCACTTTGTTTAGAGAAGCATTTGTGCATGCATAAACCCATTTAGCTTCCTAATAATTTGGGCACATATCGTAAAGATAAATCTAACCTATAAAAGGCGACGTATGTGGCCTATACGCATTTGCAATTGTATAATTTGTATACATCCGTATAGTTTAGGCCTACTACTGTGTTCTCGGTCTAGCATTCTTTTGCTGAAAATACAACAGGCAGGTTTGCAGCAGGCGAGTAGCGGTGATAATCTTGTTGGGTTTTCTTAAACCCATTTGGTACCATGTAGCCTACTTACCCAGAGATGCGAGACTTTATTGGATGTCGTCTCCCGTGTCCCAAAGTATCTCGGTCATTGATTGGCCCACTGCACGTTCGAAGGGGTTCACGCGCTTCCGGTTAGTGTGGGAAACGTGTGGGAGAAGCTGAGTGATGTGAGGAGTTGGTGAAGATCGAACTGTCATATAGACAGTGGTGGAAAGCTCGTGGCAGCGAGAGGAGCGTGCAATGCCTTGTCAGTCTTGTCATAGTCGACTACCATGACACGTTGGTGCGTTACGCACGAGGGATGTCAACAATTTAGAAATCAAAATGTGCACCAAATCAGAGAGGGAGTAATTATCCTTTAGTGTGCACCGTATTGCTTCATTCTTGTCATATTTGGATTCAAATACAAACAAACAAGTGGAATTGGTTAGGAGCCTGCATCGACCCCTTTGCAACCATTTTCAGTGATGGAGGGGCAAAGGGATCTACACAGCCCGGAGTTGAGTGAAGGGGAGAGCGTTTCTCCTTCTCCTAGTCTGCCTTCACCGCCCATCCTGCCTCTCCAAGCAGCGCAGCAGGCGCACAGAACCACCAACTTTTTTATTGACAATATTCTACGGCCAGATTTCGGCTGCAGGAAGGAGCAGGGCTTAGGTGCGAGGGAGAGGTCGCAGACTTCCAGTCGAGAGCGCGCCCACCCTTTGGTCGCCAGACCGACTCATCCTGGAACGCCATGCCAGGACTCCAATTGCAGCAGCGACAGCACTTCTTCCTCCACCTCGTCCTTGGCCTTGTCTCCAACACCCAAAAAGAGCACCTCGTCCTCGAAAGCCAACGAGAGCTCCGTAGGCAGCACGCCCAAGTTCGGCGAGAACACTTCTCCTGTTATGGTTGTGAACGGCGTTAGTAGCGGCGCAGCGCCCTCCCCCGAGTCCCAGCCGCTGCTGTGGCCTGCCTGGGTGTATTGCACTAGATACTCGGACAGGCCCTCATCTGGTGAGGCAATAGTTTTTTAACAAGCTTCATCAGGGTATTGTAGCCTAATGCGTACTTTTATAAATGCGCAATAGTCCATTTGCAGAAATAGTAGTCTTTCCTCAACATGCTTGTATTTGATGTGTTTTCAATTAATCCATACCTTTATTTGTGGAAAAAAAACGGTATTTTATACTCTCTTTTCGCACTGTGATGAAGGATAAAATGTGTAGGCTATAGTGCATGCTTAGTGGTCCTGTTACTGCATGAAAATAATGACTGACTGAGTGCAAAATATAGGCTAAAATACTCAATCAATGTTCAACTAGAATCAAAACTTCTCCATTTTAAATTATGCTATAAGCTATTATTTGTAAAGAATCCTTTATTTATTACAAAAATATAAGGAGCAAAAAAGCACATATAGGCCACTTGGACAATTGTGTGTTGATATTATACATAAATACTGTAATAGGATTGTGTAGCATCAGTATTAACCTACTGTATATTTTGTCATTTATATATTGATCTTGAGTAATGTATTGATTTGATGCTATTCAAGATGGTCTACCAATATCTGTCATTCACGTGGTGCAAGTTGGAAAATATTCACTGATTGGCTTAGTTGACTGATAGACTTAGTCTAGCATGTGCACAATCTACCAATAAAGTAAAATAAATGGAAACAGTGAAAAATCGAGTAGTTTGTTTTCAAGAGCATTTTTGAGAACATATCAGAACATGTTAACAACATGTCGTTGATGACTGTGTGGCCTAACATTTCACTCTTCTCATTTGCAAGTGAAATCTTGGTCCCATGACCACTGGTTGCATCTTGTACGCTAAAGGCCTACAAAAAATGTCCTTGCAGATGTGACATGTCttgccaatttgtaagtcgctctggataagagcgtctgctaaatgacttaaatgtaaatgttaaatgttaaaagAATGTAACTTAAAATGAGAACATACTCCATTAATTGAATTGAACGAGAGATATAGTCCTTACATTTGACATAATACAACTTTAGGCTCATATAGGCTATACGTGTATATTATTCATAACCTACAATCATTTTAATGGACCGTGTtcaatatatttttaaatctcaatgagactAGACAAATCAAGGTTGAATATAATTAAGTTAAAGAAGGTGCACTTGAAAAAACGAGAACATGGAAAATAATCTCGTTGCTGTCGACATATTGAATTAATTAACAATTTTGACTGTCTTGATAGAGGATGTATATTATCTGTGTATGCACTTAGTGTAATTCTCCCAACTTACTTTGTTAATCAATAGCAGCCTAGGCTACGTTAAATGGTAAGCATGCACAATGTCTATTTTGTTTGGGCTAAGAAAGTCCAATGGTTCCAATGGTGTTTTGGCATGTGAATAAATGAGCTTTTCATAATTAAAATACACTTGTCCAAAAGACtgcgttttatatatatttatttaattaggtaagtcagttaagaacaaattcttatttacaatgacggcctaccggggaacagtgggttaactgccttgttcaggggcagaacgacacatttgtaccttgtcagctcggggattcaatccagcaacctttcgggttactggcccaacgctctaaccactaggctacctaaggTAGGTATTGACAAAATCATTGCAAAAATAATGGCAGGGAATTTAAAGATAGGCCTATATAAatcaatataaaataaaaaaacaatttaCCTAAGATTTTGTATTTGTGTTAGAAAAAGAAGATAGGCCTAGCATCAAATAGCCTACAAACTTAAAAATAAATATTAACGGATAAATTATATTTCCTGTTTCCTATCATTTTGTTTATTTGTGGCTGTTTGTTTGTCTCCAGCCCCATGATAATGTTGTATATTTAAATGTATACTGTATCGTACCCATACGCACATAGGCCTATACCTAAATCTTCATTTTGGGCGAAATATTTTAACGTAAATTCAGGATATCTGAATGAATGCCTTTATTAGCCTATGTCAACAAAGCTAGAGATCACTGAGCTGTAATGATTCTATTTTTAGAAGGCTTTTGATCAATGGTAGGCCTATAACAGACACACTTGCCAAAAGTCCTAAAACTTGTATGTTGTAAAATTGCTGTAGTTGGCTTTAAGTTTTAGGGTTTGCACATTTTTGCTAAATAATGATGATAGTCGACCCACAGCTACTTCACACAAAGGCCTGCCGCTGAGTGCAGCATGGACATTACTCTTTTCAGTAGCCAAATGTTATTCACAGTGATTATTAAAGGTCTACCATTGGGATGGCCATAACGTTATATAGCCTACAGCAAATACTTACCCTATAATAACGTTTTGTTTattattgtttattattattagccTACCATCATTACATTgtttacttttattattatgaaTATAGGATCATGGTTATTATTAGGGTACGTTGCTTTTATTATTTGGCTATTATTATGAAGTCTAACCTAAAATCAGCAATTTAATTGTTTCTGGGTGATGAAAGCTATAGATCTCTGGCGCTCGCTGAATATTTATATTCCCGTTTTTATTGTCGTCCCTACTGTAGGCCCAAGGACACGGAAATTGAAAAAGACGAAAAACGAAAAGGAAGACAAGCGACCCAGAACGGCGTTCACGGCTGAGCAGCTTCAGAGACTGAAGACGGAGTTCCAGGCCAACCGTTACATTACGGAGCAGAGGAGACAGTCTCTAGCCCAGGAGCTCAACCTCAATGAGTCACAAATCAAAATCTGGTTCCAGAACAAACGGGCCAAAATCAAAAAGGCCAACGGCTATAAGAACGGCCTGGCTCTCCAGCTCATGGCACAAGGATTGTACAACCATTCCACCACCACCATTCAGGAAGACAAGGAGGAGAGTGACTGAGACTTCGCTTGCCCCAAATGTGCTACAAACTCGGAAAACTATGGTGCAGGAGTCACCTTTTGGGGACGGAATATTTGTGGATAGTCAAGGCTAGTGTAAAATATGTTCATTTTGTTGATAGGCTTGTGTATGAACATAAACGATAAAGATATGCATACAAGCTACGAACATGATGGAAAATAAATAGCCAAAAATTAGACTGTATAGATAATTTAAGGAGAAAGGGATACAATACTACTCACCCTGCACTTGGATAATGATATGATTGTT encodes the following:
- the LOC139538800 gene encoding homeobox protein engrailed-1-B-like, with translation MEGQRDLHSPELSEGESVSPSPSLPSPPILPLQAAQQAHRTTNFFIDNILRPDFGCRKEQGLGARERSQTSSRERAHPLVARPTHPGTPCQDSNCSSDSTSSSTSSLALSPTPKKSTSSSKANESSVGSTPKFGENTSPVMVVNGVSSGAAPSPESQPLLWPAWVYCTRYSDRPSSGPRTRKLKKTKNEKEDKRPRTAFTAEQLQRLKTEFQANRYITEQRRQSLAQELNLNESQIKIWFQNKRAKIKKANGYKNGLALQLMAQGLYNHSTTTIQEDKEESD